One segment of Acidianus sp. HS-5 DNA contains the following:
- a CDS encoding MoaD/ThiS family protein codes for MKVEVNLARENITKSLEVPDHYKVRDLLKNLGYTVQGTVVLRDGTPIIEDERIKDGDKLTVILTASGG; via the coding sequence ATGAAAGTTGAGGTAAACTTGGCAAGAGAGAATATTACTAAATCTCTTGAGGTTCCTGATCATTATAAGGTTAGAGATCTTTTAAAGAACTTGGGATATACTGTACAAGGTACAGTAGTTCTTAGAGATGGAACTCCGATTATAGAGGACGAGAGGATTAAGGACGGAGATAAATTAACCGTAATACTTACTGCGTCTGGTGGATAA
- a CDS encoding FAD-binding oxidoreductase — protein MKVAIIGGGIVGLFTAYFLKKEDVDVTVFEKADLGSYSIHAAGLIEPYRFDKINSVSMILKMLKYSMRGTTYIRNVNKLWLKELIYNLNKNPPEEAWETMKEMAEFSLKTYKTMAEERNDFDYKDDGLYEVYLRGEDLEKGLEDEKKSPFNPRFEKVDFEGFAGAIFFPELSRISTEKFIDRMRSELQGVKMVNKEVQNMTELKDFDEIVLATGVWTTRFITSLPVTAFKGYGYRVKGTPKYNKPMVLVDDGIAISPFDDFIKITGGFDADNSYDSSRAQLVLEKTSKIIDISYIYEMNMGFRPCSPDGFPIIGKRGNVTITTGACRLGWSYAPAMGKYTTDLVLGKLKDLGYISRYVKF, from the coding sequence ATGAAAGTTGCAATAATAGGCGGAGGAATAGTAGGATTATTTACAGCATATTTTTTAAAGAAGGAAGATGTAGATGTAACAGTTTTTGAGAAGGCTGACTTAGGAAGTTATTCTATCCATGCAGCAGGATTAATTGAGCCTTACAGGTTTGATAAAATAAACTCCGTAAGTATGATTTTGAAGATGTTGAAATATAGTATGAGGGGTACTACATATATAAGAAACGTTAATAAGCTATGGCTAAAGGAGTTGATTTATAATTTAAATAAAAATCCTCCAGAAGAAGCATGGGAAACAATGAAGGAAATGGCAGAATTTTCTTTGAAAACATATAAGACAATGGCTGAGGAAAGGAATGATTTTGATTATAAGGATGATGGGCTATATGAAGTTTATTTAAGGGGAGAGGATCTAGAAAAAGGATTAGAAGATGAGAAGAAAAGTCCATTTAATCCAAGATTTGAGAAAGTCGATTTTGAAGGATTCGCTGGAGCAATATTTTTCCCAGAACTTTCAAGAATCTCTACAGAGAAATTTATAGATAGAATGAGGAGTGAACTCCAAGGAGTTAAAATGGTAAATAAGGAAGTACAAAATATGACTGAATTGAAAGATTTTGATGAAATTGTGTTAGCTACTGGCGTTTGGACTACTAGGTTTATTACTAGCTTGCCAGTTACCGCATTTAAAGGGTACGGTTACAGAGTTAAAGGAACTCCTAAATATAACAAGCCTATGGTTTTAGTAGATGACGGAATAGCTATTTCGCCTTTTGATGATTTTATAAAAATAACTGGGGGATTTGATGCTGACAATTCTTATGATTCAAGCAGAGCACAGTTAGTTTTGGAAAAGACTTCCAAAATAATCGATATCTCATATATCTATGAGATGAACATGGGTTTTAGACCTTGTTCTCCAGACGGTTTTCCAATAATAGGAAAAAGAGGTAATGTAACAATTACTACTGGAGCTTGTAGGCTGGGCTGGAGTTATGCACCTGCAATGGGTAAATATACTACAGATTTAGTCCTAGGCAAATTGAAAGATTTAGGCTACATTTCACGGTATGTTAAATTTTAA